From the genome of Streptomyces sp. V1I1, one region includes:
- a CDS encoding S-adenosylmethionine:tRNA ribosyltransferase-isomerase, with product MTAVPGGTAVLDALRVPEELSARVPAEVRGSGRDDVRLMVSRGTEVSHHAFRDLPGQLRAGDVLVVNTSTTLPAAVGGRVGGAVVVVHFSTRGDDGRWAVELRRPDGSGSTLPRAGGPSGAVVRLPGGEHLVLEEPLAPGADRLWWASVSVDVPGLLRRYGRPIRYGYTAQDQPLSAYQTVFALPSPGGAGSAEMPSAARPFTARLVAQLVSRGVQFAPITLHTGVASAEAHEPPYPERFEVPATTAWLVNTARVGGGRIVAVGTTAVRALESAARPDGVVHAASGLTDLVITPRRGVRAVDGLLTGLHEPEASHLLMLEAIAGREALGRSYGEALRHLYLWHEFGDSHLILPNESHHPLHC from the coding sequence ATGACAGCCGTGCCAGGAGGAACAGCCGTGCTGGATGCTCTGCGGGTGCCCGAGGAGCTCTCGGCCCGGGTGCCGGCGGAGGTGCGCGGCTCCGGGCGGGACGACGTACGGCTCATGGTCTCGCGCGGGACCGAGGTCTCCCACCACGCCTTCCGGGACCTTCCCGGCCAGCTGCGCGCCGGTGACGTCCTGGTGGTCAATACGTCCACCACACTGCCCGCCGCCGTGGGCGGGCGGGTCGGCGGCGCGGTCGTCGTCGTGCACTTCTCGACGCGCGGGGACGACGGGCGCTGGGCGGTGGAGCTGCGCCGCCCCGACGGATCGGGCAGCACCCTGCCGCGCGCCGGCGGTCCGTCAGGAGCCGTCGTACGGCTTCCGGGGGGCGAACACCTCGTGCTGGAGGAGCCCCTTGCCCCTGGCGCGGACCGGCTGTGGTGGGCTTCGGTCTCGGTGGACGTACCGGGGCTGCTGCGCCGGTACGGACGGCCGATCCGGTACGGGTACACGGCCCAGGACCAGCCTCTGTCCGCGTATCAGACGGTCTTCGCGCTCCCCTCCCCCGGCGGCGCGGGCTCCGCGGAGATGCCGAGTGCCGCGCGGCCCTTCACGGCGCGGCTGGTGGCGCAACTGGTGAGCCGGGGCGTGCAGTTCGCGCCGATCACTCTGCATACGGGGGTGGCTTCGGCCGAGGCGCACGAGCCGCCGTACCCGGAGCGCTTCGAGGTGCCTGCGACGACGGCGTGGCTGGTGAATACCGCTCGGGTGGGCGGAGGCCGGATTGTCGCGGTCGGCACGACGGCCGTACGCGCCCTGGAGTCGGCGGCGCGCCCCGACGGCGTGGTGCATGCGGCATCGGGCTTGACGGACCTGGTCATCACGCCGAGGCGCGGGGTGCGCGCCGTGGACGGGCTGCTGACCGGGCTGCACGAGCCGGAGGCATCGCATCTGCTGATGCTGGAGGCCATCGCCGGGCGGGAGGCGCTGGGCCGCTCGTACGGGGAGGCGCTGCGGCATCTCTACCTCTGGCACGAGTTTGGCGACAGCCACCTCATACTTCCGAATGAAAGCCATCACCCTTTGCATTGCTGA
- a CDS encoding ABC transporter ATP-binding protein encodes MSDVLELVDVSVVRDGRALVDDVSWSVKEGERWVILGPNGAGKTTLLNIASSYLFPTTGTAKILGERLGTAGVDVFELRPRIGMAGIAMAEKLPKRQTVLQTVLTAAYGMTATWHEDYDAVDEERARAFLDRLGMTDFLDREFGTLSEGERKRTMIARAMMTDPELLLLDEPAAGLDLGGREDLVRRLGRLARDPYAPSMVMVTHHVEEIAPGFTHVLMIRQGKVLAAGPMETELTSRNLSLCFGLPLLVESNGERWTAQGLPLG; translated from the coding sequence ATGAGCGATGTACTGGAGCTGGTGGACGTATCCGTGGTCCGCGACGGACGCGCTCTGGTGGACGACGTCTCCTGGTCGGTCAAGGAGGGCGAGCGCTGGGTCATCCTCGGCCCCAACGGCGCCGGCAAGACCACCCTCCTCAACATCGCGTCAAGCTACCTCTTCCCGACCACCGGCACGGCGAAGATCCTGGGCGAGCGCCTCGGCACCGCCGGTGTCGATGTATTCGAGCTCCGCCCCCGCATCGGCATGGCCGGCATCGCCATGGCCGAGAAGCTGCCCAAGCGCCAGACCGTGCTGCAGACCGTCCTCACCGCCGCGTACGGCATGACCGCAACCTGGCACGAGGACTACGACGCCGTCGACGAGGAGCGCGCCCGCGCCTTCCTCGACCGGCTCGGCATGACCGACTTCCTGGACCGCGAGTTCGGCACGCTCTCCGAGGGCGAGCGCAAGCGCACCATGATCGCCCGCGCGATGATGACCGACCCCGAGCTGCTGCTCCTGGACGAGCCGGCCGCCGGTCTCGACCTCGGCGGCCGCGAGGACCTGGTCCGCCGCCTCGGCCGCCTCGCCCGCGACCCGTACGCCCCCTCCATGGTCATGGTCACGCACCATGTCGAGGAGATCGCTCCGGGGTTCACCCATGTCCTGATGATCCGTCAGGGCAAGGTGCTGGCCGCCGGCCCCATGGAGACCGAGCTGACCTCGCGCAATCTCTCGCTCTGCTTCGGCCTCCCGCTCCTCGTCGAGAGCAACGGCGAGCGCTGGACCGCCCAGGGCCTCCCGCTCGGCTGA
- a CDS encoding transglycosylase SLT domain-containing protein gives MSASSTRMTKTHKVSIAGIAAAGVAALTFSLVPGNASAETESVNAAQTTAAQAAIAKQESAAAQQKAAAAKKQAAAAAKAHAQTVAHAKSVAHAQAVAHAKAKANAEAKKKAAAAAAKAAAKKRAAEQAASRAAARKPVFANNLDGWIKESLSIMKKHGIPGTYDGLHRNIMRESSGNPNAINNWDINAINGVPSIGLLQVIKPTFDAYHVAGTPNSQYDPVANITAAANYAADRYGSIDNVNSAY, from the coding sequence ATGTCCGCGTCCAGCACCCGTATGACCAAGACCCACAAGGTCTCGATCGCCGGTATCGCCGCCGCCGGCGTCGCAGCCCTCACGTTCTCCCTCGTCCCCGGCAACGCTTCCGCCGAGACCGAGTCTGTCAACGCCGCGCAGACGACCGCTGCGCAGGCGGCCATCGCCAAGCAGGAGTCGGCTGCTGCCCAGCAGAAGGCGGCTGCCGCGAAGAAGCAGGCCGCTGCCGCGGCGAAGGCCCACGCCCAGACCGTGGCTCACGCCAAGTCTGTGGCCCACGCCCAGGCCGTGGCCCACGCCAAGGCCAAGGCGAACGCCGAGGCCAAGAAGAAGGCTGCCGCCGCTGCCGCCAAGGCCGCCGCGAAGAAGCGCGCTGCCGAGCAGGCCGCCAGCCGCGCCGCCGCCCGCAAGCCGGTCTTCGCGAACAACCTTGACGGCTGGATCAAGGAGTCGCTGTCCATCATGAAGAAGCACGGCATCCCCGGCACCTACGACGGGCTGCACCGCAACATCATGCGTGAGTCCAGCGGCAACCCGAACGCCATCAACAACTGGGACATCAACGCCATCAACGGCGTCCCGTCGATCGGCCTGCTGCAGGTCATCAAGCCGACGTTCGACGCGTACCACGTCGCCGGTACCCCCAACAGCCAGTACGACCCGGTCGCCAACATCACGGCCGCGGCCAACTACGCCGCCGACCGCTACGGCTCGATCGACAACGTCAACAGCGCCTACTGA
- a CDS encoding FHA domain-containing protein codes for MGHGVPELVLELNGRTWTLDPSRSYTLGRDPQGDLVVDDARVSWRHASISWGGRSWVIEDHGSTNGTYVQGQRIHQMEIGPGSAVHLGNATDGPRLNLSGAAAGAYSAQGAAPQQQAAKQQAPAHQAPVQQPQQQGAPGWAAAQQAPAQQPQQAWQQQPPQAQVPHQQGPGGAGGVAGAPPVYGDRSPTTFHQLALGRVMRIGRALENELVVSDLQVSRNHAEFVATPDGRFEIRDLGSHNGTYVNGQPIAKSGTALIGPNDIVGVGHSTFRLVGDRLEEFVDTGEVSFSARHLTVTVDGGKQILRDVSFGVPEKSLIGVIGPSGSGKSTLLKALTGYRPANQGDVLYDNRSLYKQFAELRQRIGLVPQDDILHKELTVRKALKYAAKLRFPGDTAEAEREARIDEVLRELKLDIHKEKKVTSLSGGQRKRVSVALELLTKPSLIFLDEPTSGLDPGMDRDVMQLLRGLADDGRTVLVVTHSVAELALCDKLLVMAPGGSVAYFGPPEEALNFFGYSTWADVFSAFENYRDYDWAGRWRGSQHYQMYAADIDAVAAQQVHMPPAQQMRPPKPQSWGSQLWTLIRRYSSVIASDKGFLGLMVILPAVLGLVSVVIPAKFGLAPPTPPNKFNGDAGTIMLILAVGMCFSGAANSVRELIKERVIYERERATGLARSAYLMSKVIVLGVITAIQGVIICGIGFATRDLPEEGLIMPPAVEICLVVIALGFTSMMFGLVISSLVKTAEKTMPLLVMFAIVQVVFTGILFQVYGSPGLEQFAWLMPSRWAIAGAGATLDLSHLMPPWDPNKPEDLDPLWEHSAGQWGLNITILLVIGVICGVAVARLLRRHEPEVMRK; via the coding sequence GTGGGGCATGGAGTGCCGGAACTCGTACTGGAATTGAACGGAAGGACCTGGACTCTCGATCCGTCCAGGTCGTACACCCTGGGACGTGATCCGCAGGGCGACCTGGTGGTCGACGACGCCAGGGTCTCGTGGCGGCATGCCAGCATCAGCTGGGGCGGCCGCAGTTGGGTGATCGAGGACCACGGCAGCACCAACGGCACATACGTGCAGGGCCAGCGGATCCATCAGATGGAGATCGGCCCCGGCTCGGCAGTGCACTTGGGCAACGCCACCGACGGTCCGCGGCTGAACCTCTCGGGCGCGGCAGCCGGCGCGTACAGCGCGCAGGGCGCGGCCCCTCAGCAGCAGGCGGCCAAGCAGCAGGCCCCGGCCCACCAGGCCCCGGTCCAGCAGCCGCAGCAGCAGGGCGCTCCCGGCTGGGCGGCCGCTCAGCAGGCGCCGGCTCAACAACCGCAGCAGGCCTGGCAGCAACAGCCGCCGCAGGCACAGGTCCCGCACCAGCAGGGACCGGGTGGCGCCGGCGGTGTCGCGGGGGCTCCGCCGGTGTACGGGGACCGCAGCCCGACCACCTTCCATCAGCTGGCCCTCGGCCGGGTGATGCGCATCGGTCGTGCGCTCGAGAACGAACTGGTCGTCTCCGACCTTCAGGTCTCGCGCAACCACGCCGAGTTCGTGGCCACGCCCGACGGCCGCTTCGAGATCCGCGACCTCGGATCCCACAACGGCACGTACGTCAACGGCCAGCCGATCGCCAAGTCCGGCACGGCGCTCATCGGCCCGAACGACATCGTCGGCGTCGGCCACTCGACCTTCCGCCTCGTCGGCGACCGGCTCGAGGAGTTCGTCGACACCGGTGAGGTCTCCTTCTCCGCCCGCCACCTCACGGTGACGGTCGACGGCGGCAAGCAGATCCTGCGGGACGTCTCCTTCGGCGTACCGGAGAAGTCGCTCATCGGCGTCATCGGCCCCTCGGGCTCCGGCAAGTCCACCCTGCTCAAGGCGCTCACCGGCTACCGGCCCGCCAACCAGGGCGACGTGCTCTACGACAACCGCAGCCTCTACAAGCAGTTCGCCGAGCTGCGCCAGCGCATCGGACTGGTCCCGCAGGACGACATCCTGCACAAGGAGCTGACCGTCCGTAAGGCGCTCAAGTACGCCGCCAAGCTCCGCTTCCCCGGCGACACCGCCGAGGCCGAGCGCGAGGCCCGTATCGACGAGGTACTGCGCGAGCTCAAGCTCGACATCCACAAGGAAAAGAAGGTCACCTCGCTTTCCGGCGGTCAGCGCAAGCGCGTCTCCGTCGCGCTCGAGCTGCTGACCAAGCCGTCGCTGATATTCCTGGACGAGCCGACATCCGGCCTCGACCCGGGTATGGACCGCGACGTCATGCAGCTGCTGCGCGGCCTTGCCGACGACGGCCGCACCGTCCTGGTGGTCACCCACTCCGTGGCCGAGCTGGCGCTCTGCGACAAGCTCCTCGTCATGGCCCCGGGCGGCTCGGTCGCGTACTTCGGGCCGCCGGAGGAAGCGCTCAACTTCTTCGGTTACAGCACCTGGGCCGATGTCTTCTCGGCGTTCGAGAACTACCGTGACTACGACTGGGCGGGCCGCTGGCGCGGCTCGCAGCACTACCAGATGTACGCCGCGGACATCGACGCCGTTGCCGCGCAGCAGGTACACATGCCGCCCGCGCAGCAGATGCGCCCGCCGAAGCCGCAGAGCTGGGGCTCCCAGCTGTGGACGCTGATCCGCAGGTACTCCTCGGTCATCGCGTCCGACAAGGGCTTCCTGGGCCTGATGGTGATCCTGCCCGCGGTCCTCGGTCTGGTCAGCGTGGTCATCCCGGCGAAGTTCGGCCTCGCGCCGCCCACGCCGCCGAACAAGTTCAACGGCGACGCCGGCACGATCATGCTGATCCTCGCGGTCGGCATGTGCTTCTCGGGCGCGGCCAACTCCGTACGAGAACTGATCAAGGAACGGGTCATCTACGAACGGGAACGGGCCACCGGTCTGGCCCGCTCGGCGTATCTGATGTCCAAGGTGATCGTCCTCGGCGTGATCACGGCCATCCAGGGCGTCATCATCTGCGGCATCGGCTTCGCCACCCGCGACCTGCCCGAAGAGGGCCTGATCATGCCGCCGGCCGTCGAGATCTGCCTTGTCGTCATCGCTCTGGGCTTCACCTCGATGATGTTCGGCCTGGTCATCTCCTCGCTGGTGAAGACCGCCGAGAAGACCATGCCGCTGCTGGTCATGTTCGCGATCGTCCAGGTCGTCTTCACCGGCATCCTCTTCCAGGTCTACGGCTCGCCCGGCCTGGAGCAGTTCGCCTGGCTGATGCCGTCCCGCTGGGCCATCGCCGGCGCGGGTGCGACGCTCGACCTGTCGCATCTGATGCCGCCGTGGGACCCGAACAAGCCCGAGGACCTGGACCCGCTGTGGGAGCACTCGGCGGGCCAGTGGGGCCTGAACATCACGATCCTGCTTGTGATCGGCGTCATCTGCGGCGTCGCGGTCGCGCGACTGCTGCGCCGCCACGAGCCTGAGGTCATGCGCAAGTAA
- a CDS encoding SPFH domain-containing protein: MQPIIIVLIILVVLVFIALIKTIQVIPQASAAIVERFGRYTRTLNAGLNIVVPFIDSIRNRIDLREQVVPFPPQPVITQDNLVVNIDTVIYYQVTDARAATYEVASYIQAIEQLTVTTLRNIIGGMDLERTLTSREEINAALRGVLDEATGKWGIRVNRVELKAIEPPTSIQDSMEKQMRADRDKRAAILTAEGIRQSQILTAEGEKQSAILRAEGEAKAAALRAEGEAQAIRTVFESIHAGDADQKLLAYQYLQMLPKIAEGDANKLWIVPSEIGDALKGLSGAMGNFNPMAGMGGGSGSGSGNSGGGNGTERREQPPID, from the coding sequence ATGCAACCGATCATCATCGTCCTGATCATTCTGGTGGTGCTGGTCTTCATCGCCCTCATCAAGACGATCCAGGTCATCCCGCAGGCCAGTGCCGCCATCGTCGAGCGCTTCGGGCGCTACACCCGCACCCTCAACGCGGGCCTGAACATCGTCGTCCCGTTCATCGACTCGATCCGCAACCGCATCGACCTGCGTGAACAGGTCGTCCCCTTCCCGCCCCAGCCGGTGATCACCCAGGACAACCTGGTGGTCAACATCGACACGGTCATCTATTACCAGGTGACCGACGCCCGGGCCGCGACGTACGAGGTCGCCAGTTACATCCAGGCGATCGAGCAGCTCACCGTCACCACCCTCCGCAACATCATCGGCGGCATGGACCTGGAGCGGACCCTGACCTCCCGCGAGGAGATCAACGCGGCCCTGCGCGGCGTCCTCGACGAAGCCACCGGCAAGTGGGGCATCCGCGTCAACCGTGTCGAGCTCAAGGCGATCGAGCCGCCCACCTCCATCCAGGACTCGATGGAGAAGCAGATGCGCGCCGACCGTGACAAGCGCGCCGCGATCCTCACCGCCGAGGGCATCCGCCAGTCGCAGATCCTCACCGCCGAAGGTGAGAAGCAGTCCGCGATCCTGCGCGCCGAAGGTGAGGCCAAGGCGGCCGCGCTGCGCGCCGAGGGCGAGGCCCAGGCCATCCGTACGGTCTTCGAGTCCATCCACGCCGGAGACGCCGACCAGAAGCTCCTCGCCTACCAGTACCTCCAGATGCTCCCGAAGATCGCCGAGGGCGACGCCAACAAGCTCTGGATCGTGCCCAGCGAGATCGGCGACGCGCTCAAGGGCCTCAGCGGCGCCATGGGCAACTTCAATCCGATGGCAGGCATGGGCGGCGGCTCAGGATCCGGATCCGGCAACTCCGGCGGCGGCAACGGCACGGAGCGCCGCGAGCAGCCCCCCATCGACTGA
- a CDS encoding sulfite exporter TauE/SafE family protein gives MTIWEMLAVFAAGIGAGTINTIVGSGTLITFPVLLATGLPPVTATVSNALGLIPGSVSGAIGYRAELTGQRSRLLRLSIAAAIGGISGAVLLLMLPPTAFETIVPVLVALALILVILQPRIAKAVQRRRDHNGTHTHPDGGPLLFTGLLLASVYGGYFTAAQGIIYISLMGMLVDDTMQRLNAAKNVLAAVVNSIAALFFLFVADFDWTAVLLIAVGSAIGGQLGAKIGRRLPPTALRALIVAVGTVAIVQLLLR, from the coding sequence GTGACCATCTGGGAGATGCTCGCCGTCTTCGCCGCGGGTATCGGCGCCGGCACGATCAACACCATCGTCGGTTCGGGAACGCTGATCACCTTCCCGGTGCTCCTTGCCACCGGCCTCCCCCCGGTCACCGCCACCGTCTCCAACGCCCTCGGCCTGATCCCCGGCTCGGTCAGCGGAGCCATCGGCTACCGCGCCGAACTCACCGGCCAGCGCAGCCGCCTCCTGCGCCTGAGCATCGCCGCCGCGATCGGCGGCATCAGCGGAGCCGTACTCCTGCTGATGCTTCCCCCCACGGCCTTCGAGACGATCGTGCCGGTACTGGTCGCGCTCGCCCTCATCCTGGTGATCCTCCAGCCGCGCATCGCCAAGGCCGTCCAGCGCCGCCGCGACCACAACGGCACCCACACCCACCCCGATGGCGGCCCGCTCCTGTTCACCGGACTGCTGCTCGCCAGCGTCTACGGCGGCTACTTCACCGCGGCCCAGGGGATCATCTACATCTCCCTCATGGGCATGCTGGTCGACGACACCATGCAGCGCCTCAACGCCGCCAAGAACGTCCTCGCCGCCGTCGTCAACAGCATCGCCGCGCTCTTCTTCCTCTTCGTCGCGGACTTCGACTGGACGGCCGTCCTGCTGATCGCGGTCGGCTCCGCCATCGGCGGCCAGCTCGGCGCGAAGATCGGCCGCCGCCTCCCGCCCACCGCGCTGCGCGCGCTGATCGTGGCGGTCGGCACCGTCGCCATCGTCCAGCTGCTGCTCCGCTGA
- a CDS encoding chaplin family protein yields MKNLKKAAALTMVAGSLVAAGAGVASATTGAHADGTAAGSPGVASGNVVQVPVHVPVNVVGNTVNVIGALNPAFGNYGYNG; encoded by the coding sequence GTGAAGAACCTGAAGAAGGCCGCTGCCCTCACCATGGTCGCCGGGAGCCTCGTCGCCGCCGGCGCGGGTGTCGCGTCCGCCACCACCGGTGCGCACGCGGACGGCACGGCTGCGGGCTCCCCGGGCGTTGCCTCCGGCAACGTGGTTCAGGTGCCGGTCCACGTCCCGGTGAACGTCGTCGGCAACACCGTGAACGTGATCGGCGCCCTCAACCCGGCGTTCGGGAACTACGGCTACAACGGCTGA
- a CDS encoding SDR family oxidoreductase codes for MPVAVITGASKGLGRALATALARRGWDLVLGARTADVLQESARGIGAHGTRVVAVAGDVTDAGHRGELLAAARGLGGLDLLVSNASALGAEPLVRLEALPLEGLRAALETNVVAALGLVQEALPLLRAADAGTVIAVSSDAGAEAYETWGGYGASKAALDHLAAVLAVEEPELRVWTVDPGDMQTDLYAAAVPEDEDPRPAPESVVPGFLRLLAERPVSGRYAAPALAESAR; via the coding sequence ATGCCGGTAGCGGTGATCACCGGGGCTTCGAAGGGGCTGGGGCGCGCGCTCGCGACCGCTCTCGCCCGGCGCGGCTGGGACCTGGTGCTGGGCGCCAGGACCGCGGACGTACTTCAGGAGAGCGCGCGAGGCATCGGCGCGCACGGGACACGGGTGGTGGCGGTGGCGGGCGACGTCACCGATGCCGGGCATCGCGGGGAGCTGCTGGCCGCGGCCCGTGGGCTCGGCGGGCTCGACCTGCTGGTGAGCAATGCGAGCGCGCTCGGTGCCGAGCCGCTGGTGCGGCTGGAGGCGCTGCCGCTGGAGGGGCTGCGGGCGGCGCTGGAGACCAACGTGGTCGCGGCGCTCGGTCTCGTACAGGAGGCACTGCCGCTGCTGCGGGCGGCGGACGCGGGCACGGTGATCGCGGTCAGCTCGGACGCGGGGGCTGAGGCGTACGAGACGTGGGGCGGCTACGGAGCCTCGAAGGCGGCGCTCGACCACCTCGCCGCGGTCCTGGCGGTCGAGGAGCCGGAACTGCGGGTGTGGACGGTCGACCCGGGTGACATGCAGACGGATCTGTACGCGGCCGCCGTCCCGGAGGACGAGGACCCGCGCCCGGCGCCGGAGTCGGTGGTGCCGGGCTTCCTGCGGCTGCTCGCCGAGCGGCCGGTGAGCGGGCGGTACGCGGCCCCCGCGCTCGCGGAGTCGGCCCGATGA
- a CDS encoding response regulator transcription factor has translation MIRVLLVDDHQVVRRGLRTFLEIQDDIEVVGEAADGAEGVARAEELKPDVVLMDVKMPGTDGIEALRKLRELANPAKVLIVTSFTEQRTVVPALRAGASGYVYKDVDPEALAGAIRSVHAGHVLLQPEVAGALLAQDAPGNGTGRGGTLTEREKEVLGLIADGRSNREIARALVLSEKTVKTHVSNILMKLDLADRTQAALWAVRHGLTS, from the coding sequence ATGATCCGTGTGCTGCTGGTCGACGATCACCAGGTGGTCCGCCGGGGCCTGCGTACCTTCCTCGAGATCCAGGACGACATCGAGGTCGTCGGTGAAGCCGCGGACGGGGCCGAAGGGGTCGCCCGCGCCGAGGAGTTGAAGCCGGACGTGGTCCTGATGGACGTCAAGATGCCCGGCACCGACGGCATCGAGGCGCTCCGCAAACTCCGCGAACTCGCCAACCCCGCGAAGGTGTTGATCGTCACCAGCTTCACCGAACAGCGTACGGTCGTGCCCGCCCTGCGCGCGGGCGCGTCGGGGTACGTCTACAAGGACGTGGACCCGGAGGCGCTGGCCGGGGCGATCCGCTCCGTACACGCGGGCCATGTGCTGCTCCAGCCTGAGGTTGCGGGCGCGCTCCTGGCGCAGGACGCCCCGGGCAACGGCACGGGGCGCGGCGGCACCCTCACCGAACGCGAGAAGGAGGTCCTGGGCCTGATCGCGGACGGCCGCTCCAACCGTGAGATCGCCCGGGCGCTCGTCCTGTCCGAGAAAACCGTCAAGACACACGTCTCGAACATTCTGATGAAGCTGGACCTGGCGGATCGCACCCAAGCGGCGCTGTGGGCCGTCCGGCATGGCCTGACGAGCTAA
- a CDS encoding GAF domain-containing sensor histidine kinase, producing the protein MSHRPGSGLAAVSTALLAMSRHLEVRDVLKTIVASARELLDAEYAALGVPDDHGGFAQFVVDGVSDAQWKAIGPLPRQHGILAAMLRDAKTERLADVRKDPRFEGWPSAHPDMSDFLGLPVKDGDETIGALFLANKRCPKPDGGCGFTAEDEELLSILAQHAAIALTNARLYERSRELTIAEERSRLAHELHDAVSQKLFSLRLTAQAAAALVDRDPARAKGELQQIAELAAEAADELRAAVVELRPAALDEDGLVNTLRTQIQVLDRAHTARVTFDTRGIRALPAAQEEALLRVAQEALHNALRHSGAGEVDVVLVRRGQGAVLSVTDNGKGFDPRTVRRAGRHLGLVSMRDRASGVGGRLTVESAPGKGTTIEMEAPGG; encoded by the coding sequence ATGAGTCACCGACCCGGTTCCGGCCTCGCCGCCGTGAGCACCGCGCTCCTCGCGATGAGCAGGCATCTCGAGGTGCGTGACGTGCTGAAGACGATCGTCGCCTCGGCGCGCGAGCTCCTCGACGCCGAGTACGCGGCGCTGGGCGTCCCCGACGACCACGGCGGCTTCGCCCAGTTCGTGGTCGACGGCGTGAGCGACGCGCAGTGGAAGGCGATCGGCCCGCTCCCGCGGCAGCACGGCATCCTCGCCGCGATGCTCCGGGACGCGAAGACGGAGCGCCTCGCGGATGTGCGCAAGGACCCCCGCTTCGAGGGCTGGCCGTCCGCCCACCCGGACATGTCCGACTTCCTCGGTCTGCCCGTCAAGGACGGCGACGAGACGATCGGCGCGCTCTTCCTCGCCAACAAGAGGTGCCCGAAGCCGGACGGCGGTTGCGGCTTCACCGCCGAGGACGAGGAGCTCCTCTCGATCCTCGCCCAGCACGCCGCGATAGCGCTCACCAACGCCCGGCTGTACGAACGCAGCCGTGAGCTCACGATCGCGGAGGAACGATCCCGCCTGGCCCACGAGTTGCACGACGCGGTCAGCCAGAAGCTGTTCTCGCTCAGGCTGACCGCGCAGGCCGCGGCCGCGCTCGTGGACCGCGACCCCGCCCGCGCCAAGGGCGAGTTGCAGCAGATCGCGGAGCTCGCCGCCGAGGCCGCGGACGAACTGCGCGCCGCTGTCGTCGAGTTGCGCCCCGCCGCCCTCGACGAGGACGGCCTGGTCAACACTCTCCGTACGCAGATCCAGGTCCTGGACCGGGCGCACACCGCGCGGGTCACCTTCGACACCCGCGGCATCCGTGCGCTGCCCGCCGCGCAGGAGGAGGCCCTGCTCCGGGTCGCCCAGGAGGCCCTGCACAACGCACTGCGGCACTCCGGCGCCGGCGAGGTCGACGTGGTCCTGGTCCGCCGCGGCCAGGGCGCGGTCCTCAGCGTCACGGACAACGGCAAGGGCTTCGATCCGAGGACGGTCCGCCGGGCCGGCCGCCATCTGGGACTGGTCTCGATGCGCGACCGGGCGAGCGGCGTCGGTGGAAGGCTCACCGTGGAATCGGCGCCCGGAAAAGGCACCACGATCGAGATGGAGGCCCCCGGTGGCTGA
- a CDS encoding NfeD family protein, translated as MEIDAWVWWLIGAVGLGIPLVLTAMPEFGMFSAGAVAAAVVAALGGGTVAQVLVFAVVSVALIAVVRPIATRHRSQSPQFASGIDALKGRQAVVLERVDGSGGRIKLAGEVWSARALDADMSYEAGQQVDVVEIDGATAVVM; from the coding sequence GTGGAAATCGACGCATGGGTGTGGTGGCTGATCGGCGCGGTCGGACTGGGCATTCCGCTCGTCCTGACAGCGATGCCCGAATTCGGAATGTTCTCCGCCGGAGCAGTGGCCGCGGCCGTGGTCGCGGCGCTCGGCGGCGGCACGGTGGCCCAGGTGCTGGTCTTCGCCGTGGTGTCCGTCGCACTCATCGCGGTCGTACGCCCCATCGCGACCCGTCACAGATCCCAGAGCCCCCAGTTCGCCAGCGGGATCGACGCACTGAAGGGCCGTCAGGCCGTCGTCCTGGAGCGGGTCGACGGCAGCGGCGGCCGGATCAAACTCGCCGGCGAGGTATGGTCCGCACGCGCACTCGACGCGGACATGTCCTACGAGGCGGGCCAGCAGGTCGACGTCGTGGAGATCGACGGAGCCACCGCCGTGGTCATGTGA
- a CDS encoding HNH endonuclease: MRDTLVLNASFEPLSTVTLNRAVVLVLQDKAVVEQAHPGLRVRAAAVDLPVPRVIRLCRYVRVPFRRQAPWSRRGVLVRDQHRCAYCGRRATTVDHVVPRSHGGADSWLNTVASCAEDNHRKADRTPEQAGMPLLHQPFVPSPADAMLLGMRVGERSELPGWLAAQPAA, encoded by the coding sequence ATGCGTGACACGCTGGTGCTGAATGCGAGCTTCGAGCCGCTGTCGACGGTGACACTCAACCGTGCTGTGGTTCTGGTGCTGCAGGACAAGGCCGTGGTCGAGCAGGCCCACCCCGGACTCCGTGTGCGCGCCGCCGCTGTCGATCTTCCGGTGCCCCGGGTGATCAGGCTGTGCCGCTATGTCCGGGTGCCGTTCCGAAGACAGGCGCCGTGGTCGAGGCGGGGTGTGCTGGTACGGGACCAGCACCGGTGCGCGTACTGCGGTAGGCGCGCCACGACCGTGGACCACGTGGTGCCGCGGTCGCACGGTGGTGCGGACAGCTGGCTGAACACGGTGGCGTCCTGCGCCGAGGACAATCACCGCAAAGCGGACCGTACGCCGGAGCAGGCGGGGATGCCGCTGCTGCACCAGCCCTTCGTACCGTCTCCGGCGGACGCGATGCTGCTCGGGATGCGGGTCGGTGAGCGGTCGGAGCTGCCGGGGTGGCTGGCGGCCCAGCCCGCCGCGTAA